From a region of the Streptomyces sp. NBC_01454 genome:
- a CDS encoding D-alanyl-D-alanine carboxypeptidase family protein gives MGSHARPNRIHRTGVRVAMVALVGAALPITAGGLAEAATPGATHSADENGRQGSEATTTAARSQGVKDQAAPQINTDHAFLLDARDGSRRRELWGGAKADESVPMASTTKIMTALVVLKRPEWLNRQITVKQEYRDYVQKVGGSTADLQTGDRLTVAQLLHAMLLPSGDDAAMALADNFGSGDTEDARIADFVHQMNAEAQQLGMTGTHFDTFDGISHGNNHSTARDLARLGQRALLQPVFADIVKNKQFKTEAPAANGHIRYYTWDNTNKLLSSYDGALGIKTGSGPEDGYCLVFAAKRDNRTLVGAILKDDQGRFDDATKMLDWGFAH, from the coding sequence ATGGGTTCCCACGCCCGTCCCAACCGAATACACCGCACCGGTGTCCGGGTCGCGATGGTCGCACTTGTCGGTGCCGCCCTGCCGATCACCGCCGGCGGTCTCGCCGAGGCGGCCACCCCCGGTGCCACGCACTCCGCGGACGAGAACGGCCGGCAGGGGAGCGAGGCCACCACGACGGCCGCCCGGAGCCAGGGCGTGAAGGACCAGGCCGCTCCTCAGATCAACACTGACCACGCCTTCCTTCTGGACGCCCGCGACGGCAGCCGGCGGCGGGAGCTGTGGGGCGGGGCCAAGGCGGACGAGAGCGTGCCGATGGCCAGTACCACCAAGATCATGACTGCCCTGGTGGTGCTCAAGCGTCCGGAGTGGCTGAACCGGCAGATCACGGTGAAGCAGGAGTACCGGGACTACGTCCAGAAGGTCGGCGGCAGCACCGCCGACCTCCAGACCGGCGACAGGCTGACCGTCGCGCAGCTGCTGCACGCCATGCTGCTCCCGTCCGGCGACGACGCCGCGATGGCTCTGGCCGACAACTTCGGCTCCGGGGACACCGAGGACGCGCGGATCGCCGACTTCGTGCACCAGATGAACGCCGAGGCGCAACAACTGGGCATGACCGGCACGCACTTCGACACCTTCGACGGCATCTCGCACGGCAACAACCACAGCACCGCCCGCGACCTGGCCAGGCTCGGCCAGCGCGCACTGCTGCAGCCGGTGTTCGCCGACATCGTGAAGAACAAGCAGTTCAAGACCGAGGCCCCGGCGGCCAACGGCCACATCCGGTACTACACCTGGGACAACACCAACAAGCTGCTGAGCAGCTACGACGGTGCGCTGGGCATCAAGACGGGCAGCGGCCCGGAGGACGGCTACTGCCTCGTGTTCGCCGCCAAGCGGGACAATCGCACCCTGGTCGGCGCGATTCTCAAGGACGACCAGGGCCGCTTCGACGACGCAACCAAGATGCTCGACTGGGGCTTCGCCCACTGA
- a CDS encoding eCIS core domain-containing protein: MVKDDSPFDSGGRQMGLNRDEKPTSDRVRGPERSRATASSTGTAVQRMLASQSAVGNAAVVQMLRQAGHLWTQDELQHDPGGGHQPPGAQMRSSVDGGTVARALEEVQQHVHGTDCGHDGAQDNGPERQRALLAAAMRSPSQPLPSSVLAKAAPFYQNDKLSSTRVHRGTVAQRATAAMGAQAMTVGNHVFLSAGAEGNEEVIGHELSHVDKNVKGVSERGNDNGAGVHVTDPEQGSERAAAQDGAAYAAGATTAPSLSAQRQATTASHRTVQRVADTTGERVGEGEGLLQGGRTVQRAGGRGSSSRDGGHSGRSSARPPRIPVSSLPHVHYLQLPAYGPTFGRGGGTRGHVILGPRGFLDQRSDANSQLPPAIVDARAKYTNETFIAGHLVNASFGGDGRRSANLTILTSSANGRMKSFDNSIKNALDRANSIYGHLSRLSVDITPLRLGVEVDVRPAGEGYTWDTHGPGKYISQFIHCAATVRGAGLLEDWIAAELAKDPRNPDWLYVRDQLSVMDAYVDHANAMGMIDNEPRHPIVPAQSGSRRR; this comes from the coding sequence GTGGTGAAGGACGATTCACCCTTTGACTCCGGAGGAAGGCAGATGGGCCTGAACCGCGACGAGAAACCCACGTCGGACAGGGTGCGCGGGCCTGAGCGGTCGAGAGCGACCGCCTCTTCCACCGGCACGGCTGTTCAGCGGATGCTCGCTTCGCAGAGCGCTGTCGGAAATGCGGCGGTGGTTCAGATGCTCCGTCAGGCTGGGCATCTGTGGACGCAGGACGAGCTCCAGCACGACCCTGGAGGCGGGCACCAGCCGCCGGGAGCCCAGATGCGAAGTTCCGTGGACGGCGGCACCGTCGCGCGTGCCTTGGAGGAGGTACAGCAGCACGTCCACGGCACAGACTGCGGCCACGACGGCGCACAGGACAACGGTCCGGAGCGGCAGAGAGCCTTGCTGGCCGCCGCCATGCGGTCGCCGAGCCAGCCGCTGCCCTCGTCGGTGCTTGCCAAGGCTGCGCCGTTCTACCAAAACGACAAACTCTCCTCCACCCGCGTCCACCGCGGCACGGTTGCTCAGCGCGCCACCGCGGCGATGGGGGCCCAGGCCATGACGGTCGGAAACCATGTCTTCCTGTCCGCCGGGGCCGAGGGCAACGAGGAGGTCATCGGCCACGAGCTCAGCCACGTCGACAAGAACGTGAAGGGTGTGTCCGAAAGGGGCAACGACAACGGGGCCGGAGTTCATGTCACCGACCCTGAGCAGGGCTCCGAACGGGCTGCCGCGCAGGACGGCGCCGCCTACGCCGCGGGCGCTACGACGGCCCCCTCCCTCAGCGCCCAGCGCCAGGCGACGACCGCTTCGCACCGGACCGTCCAGCGGGTGGCGGATACGACTGGCGAGCGCGTGGGGGAAGGCGAAGGGCTGCTCCAGGGCGGCCGGACGGTACAGAGGGCCGGAGGGCGCGGCTCGTCCTCAAGGGACGGAGGCCACTCCGGCCGATCGTCCGCCCGCCCGCCACGCATCCCTGTCTCGTCACTGCCGCATGTGCATTACCTTCAGTTACCCGCGTACGGCCCGACATTCGGGCGCGGCGGGGGTACGAGAGGACACGTGATCCTGGGCCCACGCGGATTCTTGGATCAGCGAAGCGATGCCAATTCCCAACTGCCTCCGGCCATCGTCGACGCCCGCGCGAAGTATACGAACGAGACCTTCATCGCCGGACATCTGGTCAACGCATCCTTCGGCGGGGACGGTCGACGGTCGGCGAATCTCACTATTCTGACTTCCAGCGCCAACGGCCGGATGAAGAGTTTTGACAACTCGATCAAAAATGCCCTGGACCGTGCGAACAGTATCTACGGACACCTTTCTCGCCTGTCTGTGGACATCACTCCTCTTCGGCTCGGCGTTGAAGTAGATGTCAGACCGGCAGGCGAAGGGTATACGTGGGACACGCACGGCCCCGGAAAGTACATTTCGCAATTCATTCACTGCGCTGCGACAGTCCGTGGTGCCGGCTTGCTTGAGGACTGGATAGCTGCGGAATTGGCCAAGGACCCCAGAAATCCAGACTGGCTGTACGTTCGCGATCAGCTGAGCGTAATGGACGCCTATGTCGACCACGCGAACGCCATGGGCATGATCGACAACGAGCCGAGGCATCCCATCGTCCCCGCCCAGAGCGGTTCACGCAGGCGTTGA
- a CDS encoding DUF4232 domain-containing protein, whose amino-acid sequence MRTSRIRTATLTAVTAALALGLTACGGADGGSKAAGGGNAAGTAQSRSASNGDGKGGAEQASGGETKEGARSTTASGGTGKAASKGTTAGAQQCRGNEMLLTAVHRFAGQQGDHLLVTASNKGTKPCWVTSYPAVKLGSEGAALPHSKKDNPGGDKHLTLQPGGMAYSAVNLFDYGSKNHKAQSFALAMRGADGHDGPFYSVYIKGEKPQFSWNQADVLNWSAKKPYDF is encoded by the coding sequence ATGCGTACTTCCCGGATTCGTACCGCCACCCTCACCGCCGTCACCGCCGCGCTGGCGCTGGGCCTGACCGCCTGCGGCGGCGCCGACGGCGGTTCGAAGGCGGCGGGCGGCGGCAACGCCGCCGGTACCGCGCAGAGCAGGTCCGCGTCCAACGGGGACGGCAAGGGCGGCGCGGAGCAGGCCAGCGGCGGTGAGACCAAAGAGGGCGCACGCTCGACGACCGCCTCGGGCGGGACGGGCAAGGCCGCGAGCAAGGGCACCACGGCCGGCGCCCAGCAGTGCCGCGGCAACGAGATGCTGCTCACCGCGGTGCACCGGTTCGCCGGGCAGCAGGGCGACCACCTGCTGGTCACCGCGTCGAACAAGGGCACCAAGCCCTGCTGGGTCACCTCCTACCCGGCCGTGAAGCTCGGCAGCGAAGGCGCCGCACTGCCGCACTCGAAGAAGGACAACCCGGGCGGCGACAAGCACCTCACGCTCCAGCCCGGCGGCATGGCATACAGCGCGGTGAACCTCTTCGACTACGGCTCGAAGAACCACAAGGCGCAGTCGTTCGCCCTCGCGATGCGCGGCGCGGACGGTCACGACGGCCCCTTCTATTCCGTCTACATCAAGGGCGAGAAGCCGCAGTTCAGCTGGAACCAGGCCGATGTGCTGAACTGGAGCGCCAAGAAGCCGTACGACTTCTGA
- a CDS encoding TetR/AcrR family transcriptional regulator, producing the protein MASSPPRPGRDTRVARLPPRERILDAAEELFLREGIRAVGVQAIAEQAKTTKMALYRHFVTKDALIEEWLRIVAAGYSTAFDRTEAEHPGDGRAQVLAVTRFIAEGLPDIAQRGCPFVNSIAGLPDRGHPARRLIEDHKATQRRRLTGMCERAGVRAPDEAAAEITFLMEGAQVSAQNGSVDRVGARLLAAVEAVLDRGGTVGER; encoded by the coding sequence ATGGCGAGCAGCCCCCCAAGGCCCGGCCGGGACACGAGAGTGGCCCGCCTGCCCCCGCGTGAGCGCATCCTCGACGCCGCCGAGGAGCTCTTCCTGCGCGAGGGCATCAGGGCCGTCGGTGTCCAGGCCATCGCCGAGCAGGCGAAGACCACGAAGATGGCCCTGTACCGGCACTTTGTCACCAAGGACGCCCTGATCGAGGAGTGGCTGAGAATCGTCGCAGCGGGGTACTCGACCGCCTTCGACCGCACGGAGGCCGAACACCCCGGCGACGGCCGGGCCCAGGTCCTCGCCGTGACGCGATTCATCGCCGAGGGGTTGCCGGACATCGCGCAGCGGGGCTGTCCCTTCGTCAACTCCATCGCCGGCCTGCCCGATCGGGGACACCCGGCCCGCCGGCTGATCGAGGACCACAAGGCCACCCAACGGCGCCGGCTCACGGGCATGTGCGAGAGGGCCGGCGTGCGGGCTCCCGACGAGGCCGCCGCAGAGATCACCTTCCTCATGGAGGGTGCGCAGGTCAGCGCCCAGAATGGGAGTGTCGACCGGGTGGGGGCGCGGCTTCTCGCTGCGGTCGAGGCCGTCCTGGACCGAGGCGGGACGGTCGGCGAACGCTGA
- a CDS encoding amidase has product MKLHEYTRYDAVGLAQLVARGDVTAAELTSAAQDAMTAVNPHINAVVENWPAEDAPRPGSTPLTGVPFLIKDLAVAMKGKHVELGSRLAAGNVAAADSFLMRRFRRAGLVTLGRTASPEFAYSTTTEPVLHGATRNPWDLTRTPGGSSGGSAAAVAAGITPIAHATDAAGSIRVPAASTGLFGLKPTRGRVSMGPDADEVFNGLAVHGALSRTVRDSATLLDLIQGPESGDPYVAAPPRRPYAEESTRNPGRLHIGLLTTPWNGRAVEPAVHEATLAGARLLDSLGHRVEPTGVHLGVSWEEFVLANARLWTANLVTWIDGFAEAFGRPVNETTVEPEMLASYAWGRRVSGAEFVQALDVRNRVARSIGAHFDRHDVLLTPTLPELPVAIGTYHHGAEGADGRGWLEHLFHRSPFTAAFNVAGTPAMSVPLAADPATGMPIGLQFAARYGREDVLFRLAGQLERAAPWVQRTPPVWAGTLPAA; this is encoded by the coding sequence GTGAAGCTGCACGAATACACCCGGTACGACGCCGTGGGGCTGGCCCAGCTCGTCGCACGGGGAGACGTCACCGCCGCGGAACTCACCTCCGCGGCCCAGGACGCGATGACTGCCGTCAATCCCCACATCAACGCCGTCGTGGAGAACTGGCCGGCCGAGGACGCTCCGAGGCCGGGCAGTACACCGCTCACCGGTGTCCCGTTCCTCATCAAGGATCTGGCCGTGGCCATGAAGGGCAAGCACGTCGAACTGGGCAGCCGCCTCGCTGCCGGCAACGTGGCAGCGGCGGACTCCTTCCTCATGCGACGGTTCAGGCGGGCCGGCCTGGTGACGCTGGGCCGTACGGCGTCCCCCGAATTCGCCTACAGCACCACCACGGAGCCGGTCCTCCACGGAGCGACACGCAACCCCTGGGACCTCACCAGGACGCCGGGGGGTTCCAGCGGCGGGTCGGCCGCAGCCGTCGCCGCCGGCATCACCCCCATCGCGCACGCCACCGACGCGGCCGGCTCGATCCGCGTCCCCGCCGCCAGTACGGGGCTGTTCGGACTCAAGCCCACCCGCGGCCGCGTCTCCATGGGTCCGGACGCCGACGAGGTCTTCAACGGCTTGGCCGTGCACGGTGCCCTCAGCCGGACCGTGCGCGACAGCGCGACGCTCCTCGACCTGATCCAGGGCCCCGAAAGCGGCGATCCCTACGTCGCGGCACCTCCCCGACGCCCGTACGCCGAGGAGAGCACCCGCAATCCCGGGCGACTGCACATCGGACTGCTCACCACCCCCTGGAACGGACGCGCCGTGGAGCCTGCCGTACACGAAGCCACGCTGGCCGGCGCCCGCCTGCTGGATTCGCTCGGCCACCGGGTCGAACCCACCGGCGTGCACCTCGGGGTGAGCTGGGAGGAATTCGTCCTCGCCAACGCCCGACTGTGGACGGCGAACCTGGTGACATGGATCGACGGCTTCGCCGAGGCGTTCGGCCGCCCCGTGAACGAGACGACCGTCGAGCCCGAGATGCTGGCGAGCTACGCCTGGGGACGTCGGGTCAGCGGTGCGGAGTTCGTGCAGGCCCTCGATGTGCGCAACCGGGTCGCCCGGTCGATCGGCGCGCACTTCGACCGTCACGACGTACTGCTGACACCCACCCTTCCCGAACTTCCCGTCGCCATAGGCACTTACCACCATGGAGCGGAGGGGGCAGACGGCCGGGGCTGGCTGGAGCACCTGTTCCACAGGTCGCCGTTCACCGCGGCCTTCAACGTCGCCGGCACCCCCGCCATGTCGGTGCCCCTGGCGGCCGATCCGGCCACCGGCATGCCCATCGGCCTCCAGTTCGCCGCCAGGTACGGGCGAGAGGACGTTCTGTTCCGCCTTGCCGGGCAACTGGAGAGGGCCGCTCCCTGGGTGCAGCGCACGCCCCCCGTCTGGGCCGGCACACTCCCGGCCGCCTGA
- a CDS encoding alpha/beta hydrolase family protein: protein MSEKVRFPSVVGPELAGAIDLPDGEIRGWGIFVHGFTLGKGSPAASRVSKQLAREGIGMLRFDNLGIGDSDGDWGDGSFTVKVQDTIRAAAMMAERGTPADLLVGHSWGGAAVLAAAAEATGVRAVATIGAPVDPSHVERQYDAVVDRVLSDGSHEWFVGGRTLVLKRAFVEDVRRAHLRDRIGELDLPLLVLHSPTDNTVDIDNAGEIFREARHPRSFVSLEGADHFLTARGQAQRAARIISAWADQYIHGSRPAGKTAQGG, encoded by the coding sequence ATGAGCGAAAAAGTGAGATTCCCGAGCGTCGTCGGCCCCGAACTGGCCGGAGCGATCGACCTGCCGGACGGCGAGATCCGCGGCTGGGGGATCTTCGTGCACGGATTCACCCTCGGCAAGGGCTCGCCGGCCGCGTCGCGTGTCAGCAAGCAGCTGGCACGCGAGGGGATCGGCATGCTGCGCTTCGACAACCTCGGGATCGGGGACTCCGACGGCGACTGGGGGGACGGTTCCTTCACCGTCAAGGTCCAGGACACGATCCGTGCCGCAGCCATGATGGCGGAGCGGGGGACTCCGGCAGACCTGCTGGTGGGGCACTCATGGGGAGGCGCCGCCGTCCTCGCCGCGGCAGCCGAGGCAACCGGCGTCCGCGCGGTCGCCACGATCGGAGCGCCTGTCGATCCCAGCCACGTCGAGCGACAGTACGACGCGGTCGTGGATCGCGTGCTCAGTGACGGGTCGCACGAGTGGTTCGTCGGCGGGCGGACCCTGGTCCTCAAGCGTGCCTTCGTCGAAGACGTCCGCCGTGCTCACCTGCGGGATCGGATCGGCGAGTTGGACCTGCCGCTCCTCGTCCTGCATTCGCCGACCGACAACACCGTCGACATCGACAACGCCGGAGAGATCTTCCGCGAGGCACGACACCCTCGAAGCTTCGTCTCACTCGAAGGAGCGGACCATTTCCTGACCGCCCGAGGACAAGCGCAGCGAGCCGCCCGCATCATCAGCGCCTGGGCCGACCAGTACATCCACGGGTCACGGCCCGCAGGAAAGACAGCTCAGGGTGGTTAG
- a CDS encoding FMN-binding glutamate synthase family protein, giving the protein MRARSIAAATATALALVATRDLVQKKHALLRNFPVLGHARYLLETIGPELRQYIVTSNDEERPFSRDQRTWIYASAKGENNYFGFGTDNDVEHTQGHAYLKQRTFAGTLPDAHDPQAPLPSAKVLGGPRGRAKAFRPASVVNISAMSFGSLSGAAITALNKGAALAGTLQNTGEGGLSPYHRNGGDLILQIGTSYFGCRNEDGSFSIDKLKDVVAGAPVKAIEIKLSQGAKPGLGGMLPGAKVTPEIAEIRGIPLGEDCASPSRHTAFDDVDSMLDFVELLATETGLPVGIKSAVGEMEFWQELATLMARGDRGVDFVTIDGGEGGTGAAPLTFADSVSLPFRMGFSRVYGTFAERGLTDDLTFIASGKLGLPENAAVAFALGADMINVAREAMLSIGCIQAQKCHTDKCPTGIATQSPWLARGLDPTSKATRAAVYLRTLRKELLKVSAAVGVAHPALITATDIEIMNGDYEARTLAGVYGYKDGWGELGPHLAEEITALLTTERSSDRKPTA; this is encoded by the coding sequence ATGCGCGCCCGGAGCATCGCCGCGGCCACCGCCACAGCATTGGCGCTGGTGGCCACTCGTGACCTTGTCCAGAAGAAGCACGCACTGCTCCGGAACTTCCCCGTGCTCGGGCACGCCCGGTACCTGTTGGAGACGATCGGGCCGGAACTGCGGCAGTACATAGTGACCTCCAACGACGAGGAGCGCCCCTTCAGTCGTGACCAGCGCACCTGGATCTACGCGTCGGCGAAGGGGGAGAACAACTACTTCGGGTTCGGAACCGACAACGACGTCGAGCACACGCAGGGGCACGCCTACCTGAAGCAGCGCACATTCGCCGGCACGCTGCCCGACGCGCACGACCCGCAGGCCCCACTGCCGTCGGCCAAGGTGCTGGGCGGGCCACGCGGGCGCGCCAAGGCGTTCCGGCCGGCGAGCGTGGTGAACATCTCGGCGATGAGCTTCGGATCGCTCTCCGGCGCGGCGATCACGGCGCTCAACAAGGGGGCGGCGCTGGCGGGCACCCTGCAGAACACGGGCGAGGGCGGTCTCTCGCCGTACCACCGCAACGGTGGCGACCTCATCCTTCAAATCGGTACGTCCTACTTCGGCTGCCGCAACGAGGACGGCAGCTTCAGCATCGACAAGCTCAAGGATGTGGTCGCCGGTGCCCCGGTCAAGGCGATAGAGATCAAGCTTTCCCAGGGTGCCAAGCCGGGGCTGGGCGGGATGCTGCCGGGCGCGAAGGTGACCCCGGAAATCGCCGAGATCCGCGGCATCCCGCTCGGCGAGGACTGCGCTTCCCCGTCGCGACACACCGCGTTCGACGACGTCGACTCGATGCTCGACTTCGTCGAACTGCTCGCCACCGAGACCGGCCTGCCGGTGGGGATCAAGAGCGCGGTGGGAGAGATGGAGTTCTGGCAGGAGCTGGCCACCCTGATGGCGCGTGGTGACCGTGGTGTCGACTTCGTGACCATCGACGGCGGCGAGGGCGGCACCGGGGCGGCACCGCTCACCTTCGCCGACTCGGTGTCGCTGCCCTTCCGGATGGGCTTCTCCCGGGTCTACGGCACCTTCGCCGAGCGGGGGCTGACCGACGACCTGACTTTCATCGCCTCCGGCAAGCTCGGCCTGCCCGAGAACGCCGCGGTCGCCTTCGCTCTGGGTGCCGACATGATCAACGTGGCCCGTGAGGCGATGCTGTCGATCGGCTGCATCCAGGCGCAGAAGTGCCACACCGACAAGTGCCCCACCGGCATCGCCACCCAGAGCCCGTGGCTGGCCCGCGGCCTCGACCCGACCTCGAAGGCCACCCGGGCCGCTGTCTACCTGCGCACCCTCCGCAAGGAGCTGCTGAAGGTCTCGGCGGCCGTCGGCGTCGCCCACCCGGCGCTCATCACGGCCACGGACATCGAGATCATGAACGGCGACTACGAGGCCCGCACCCTGGCCGGCGTCTACGGCTACAAAGACGGCTGGGGCGAGCTCGGCCCGCACCTCGCCGAGGAGATCACCGCACTGCTCACCACCGAGCGGTCCTCCGACCGGAAGCCGACCGCCTGA